In one window of Sandaracinaceae bacterium DNA:
- a CDS encoding protein kinase, with protein sequence MSTNREPSRSGEQEDPLIGMTLANRYRILRRLGEGGMGVVYSARHDAMNRDVAVKVMLPQTAADQVEVQRFLGEARIAGGLGHPNIVEVFDLGELGDGRPFLVMPQLHGVGLDALLTDHRRMQPTHVATMARGVAGALDVLHAQRIVHRDLKPQNLFLCRQADGTSVVKLLDFGLATLLGERDVRLTRTNMIVGTPQYLAPEAGDGRMLDARGDVYALACIVYQALTGHLPFEGSTAGEIMRRKMALDPPPLCAHGDAYTTAMEEAMARGLHYDPDSRYQSAGAFADDIVAAVTEQFGPVPRSIPIDQTGTPRLGPPTTSDQKTTSMGNAQRHDLLRVFHPEPTTRTPVDTRVSRDGKTSSFRRGVERRVPRVSPGPSLPDTPGARDSDASPEVLHKAPERRPWVAFALMAVAALGGGVMLTWRPGEDRADAAAELPASPAQPSTAPTVSPIRDDGRDDVQGPALGTRAVVGAAERSHEDGVGEPREEGATGSALQVATSPASPDEHRVAALGAGAPPTFQGAPRVGPRAAAARTEPAEAATSAPSTTAQTLEPTGQAASGAEPVPTDRERAAALVSEGTRLLVGGHLPAAVEKFREATHANPGNGAAWRGLGLGYQHMGRNPEARRAFERYLRLAPNASDADNIRARLTRL encoded by the coding sequence ATGAGTACCAACCGCGAACCCAGCCGCTCCGGCGAGCAAGAAGACCCGCTCATCGGCATGACCCTGGCCAACCGCTACCGCATCCTGCGGCGCCTCGGCGAGGGAGGCATGGGCGTGGTGTACAGCGCGCGCCACGACGCGATGAACCGCGACGTCGCCGTGAAGGTCATGCTCCCGCAGACGGCGGCGGACCAGGTCGAGGTGCAGCGCTTCTTGGGGGAGGCGCGCATCGCGGGCGGGCTCGGCCACCCGAACATCGTCGAGGTCTTCGACTTGGGTGAGCTGGGCGACGGGCGACCGTTCTTGGTGATGCCCCAGCTGCACGGCGTAGGCTTGGACGCGCTGCTGACGGACCACAGGCGCATGCAGCCCACGCACGTGGCGACGATGGCGCGCGGCGTCGCGGGCGCGCTCGACGTGCTGCACGCGCAGCGCATCGTGCACCGGGACCTCAAGCCGCAGAACCTGTTCCTGTGCCGCCAGGCCGACGGCACCAGCGTGGTGAAGCTGCTGGACTTCGGGCTGGCGACGCTCCTCGGCGAGCGGGACGTGCGGCTCACGCGCACCAACATGATCGTGGGCACACCGCAGTACCTCGCGCCGGAAGCGGGCGATGGCCGCATGCTGGACGCGCGAGGCGACGTCTACGCGCTCGCCTGCATCGTGTACCAGGCGCTGACGGGGCACCTGCCGTTCGAGGGCAGCACGGCGGGCGAGATCATGCGTCGCAAGATGGCGCTGGACCCACCCCCGCTGTGCGCGCACGGAGACGCCTACACCACAGCCATGGAGGAGGCCATGGCCCGCGGGCTGCACTACGATCCCGACAGCCGCTACCAATCCGCGGGAGCGTTTGCGGACGACATCGTGGCGGCGGTCACCGAACAGTTCGGACCCGTGCCCCGGTCCATCCCCATCGATCAGACGGGCACCCCACGCCTCGGACCGCCCACTACGTCGGACCAGAAGACCACCTCCATGGGCAACGCGCAGCGCCATGACCTGCTGCGAGTGTTCCACCCGGAGCCCACCACGCGCACGCCGGTGGACACGCGTGTCTCGCGTGATGGCAAGACGTCGTCCTTCCGCCGCGGCGTGGAGCGCAGGGTGCCGCGGGTGTCGCCGGGCCCGTCGCTGCCCGACACGCCCGGCGCACGGGACTCGGACGCCAGCCCGGAGGTGCTTCACAAGGCCCCCGAACGGAGGCCCTGGGTCGCGTTCGCGCTCATGGCGGTCGCCGCGCTGGGGGGCGGGGTCATGTTGACGTGGCGGCCCGGCGAGGACCGCGCCGACGCTGCGGCTGAGTTGCCAGCGTCGCCCGCACAGCCGAGCACCGCCCCGACCGTGTCTCCCATCCGTGACGACGGACGCGACGACGTGCAGGGCCCCGCGCTCGGGACCCGCGCGGTCGTCGGCGCGGCGGAGCGCAGCCACGAGGATGGGGTCGGCGAGCCACGCGAGGAAGGCGCGACGGGCAGCGCCCTCCAGGTGGCGACGTCGCCCGCGAGTCCCGACGAGCACAGGGTCGCCGCCCTGGGCGCGGGGGCACCTCCCACCTTCCAGGGCGCGCCTCGGGTTGGGCCCCGCGCGGCCGCAGCGCGAACGGAACCCGCCGAAGCCGCGACTAGCGCCCCGAGCACCACCGCTCAGACCCTCGAGCCGACGGGCCAGGCGGCCAGCGGGGCGGAACCCGTGCCCACGGACCGCGAGCGTGCCGCCGCTCTCGTGTCCGAGGGAACGCGCCTGCTGGTCGGCGGGCACCTACCTGCGGCCGTCGAGAAGTTCCGCGAAGCGACGCACGCGAACCCGGGCAACGGCGCCGCCTGGCGTGGGCTGGGGTTGGGCTACCAGCACATGGGGCGCAACCCCGAGGCGCGCCGCGCGTTCGAGCGCTACCTGCGCCTGGCCCCCAACGCGAGCGACGCCGACAACATCCGCGCGCGCCTCACCCGGCTCTGA
- a CDS encoding SDR family oxidoreductase, with translation MAAFDLPDMSGRVCVVTGANTGIGRVTALELARRGAHVILACRSQAKTQPVIDAIVAETGNTQVEFLALDLARFDAIRESAQALLARDLPIHLLVNNAGLAGVREVSPEGYELMFAVNHLGTFLFTLLLAERIVASAPARIVTVASKVHLRAKGIPFEQLQQPARSLTGMGAYAVSKLGNVLFSRTLSQRLAGTGVTTYALHPGVVATDIWRKIPWPFDAIAKRFMITVEQGAATTLYCATAPELTGVSGRYYDECREAQPSALAQDDALAAALWARSLVITGAPDLSAG, from the coding sequence GTGGCCGCGTTCGACTTGCCCGACATGAGCGGGCGGGTGTGCGTGGTGACCGGCGCCAACACCGGCATCGGTCGCGTGACGGCGCTCGAGCTGGCGCGGCGTGGCGCGCACGTGATCCTGGCGTGCCGCAGCCAGGCCAAGACGCAGCCGGTCATCGACGCCATCGTCGCCGAGACGGGCAACACCCAGGTCGAGTTCCTGGCGCTCGACCTCGCGCGGTTCGACGCCATTCGGGAGAGCGCGCAGGCGCTGCTCGCGCGCGACCTGCCCATCCACCTCCTGGTCAACAACGCCGGTCTGGCCGGGGTGCGCGAGGTGTCGCCCGAGGGCTACGAGCTGATGTTCGCGGTGAACCACCTGGGCACGTTCCTTTTCACCCTGCTGTTGGCCGAGCGCATCGTGGCCTCGGCGCCGGCGCGCATCGTCACGGTGGCGAGCAAGGTGCATCTGCGGGCCAAGGGCATCCCCTTCGAGCAGCTGCAGCAGCCCGCGCGCTCACTCACCGGTATGGGCGCCTACGCTGTCAGCAAGCTCGGCAACGTGCTCTTCAGCCGTACGCTGTCGCAGCGCCTCGCGGGCACGGGCGTGACCACCTACGCGCTGCACCCGGGTGTCGTGGCGACCGACATCTGGCGCAAGATCCCGTGGCCGTTCGACGCCATCGCCAAGCGCTTCATGATCACCGTGGAGCAGGGCGCTGCCACCACGCTGTACTGCGCGACCGCGCCGGAGCTGACGGGCGTGAGCGGGCGGTACTACGACGAGTGCCGCGAGGCGCAGCCCAGCGCGTTGGCGCAGGACGACGCGCTGGCGGCGGCGCTCTGGGCACGCAGCCTGGTGATCACGGGGGCGCCCGATCTCTCTGCTGGCTGA
- a CDS encoding SRPBCC family protein — MRRLIVESEASRQVDAPLPDVRALLSDFPRAMRLLPMVGLVQALPADDAAYVAGRERFRVHLGPFGVGGFRGTLRLVVDVVREATEDRYALQVTTVAGEGNTDASIDFVARGVLGGTNVHCHVWAAPRKDIPAMLPLGIVRRAASRVLEAALSEGLEGLWRQVCVDELEYEPTEGPVPS; from the coding sequence ATGCGCCGGCTGATCGTCGAGTCCGAGGCCTCCCGGCAGGTGGACGCCCCCCTGCCGGACGTGCGCGCGCTGTTGTCGGACTTTCCGCGCGCCATGCGCCTGCTCCCGATGGTGGGGCTGGTACAGGCGCTGCCGGCCGACGACGCGGCGTACGTGGCTGGGCGTGAGCGCTTCCGCGTGCACCTCGGCCCGTTCGGCGTGGGCGGCTTCCGCGGCACGCTGCGCCTGGTGGTCGACGTGGTGCGCGAAGCCACGGAGGACCGCTACGCGCTGCAGGTCACCACGGTGGCGGGCGAGGGCAACACCGACGCTTCGATCGACTTCGTGGCGCGCGGCGTACTGGGAGGAACCAACGTTCACTGCCACGTGTGGGCTGCGCCCCGCAAGGACATCCCGGCCATGCTTCCCCTCGGCATCGTACGGCGTGCGGCCAGCCGCGTGTTGGAAGCTGCGCTCAGCGAGGGACTCGAGGGGCTGTGGCGGCAGGTGTGCGTGGACGAGCTGGAGTACGAGCCGACCGAAGGTCCGGTACCCTCGTAG
- a CDS encoding long-chain fatty acid--CoA ligase, with product MGEAPQGAPARPSPCAARPSPAHDHVIKPATPHGAHRTRENRRPASILTQKRYPPAAPTAVDGRSHQEDQRLVVADTIPSRLLGQANTRPSAPAYYVRDAGVWRATSWGTYSDQVKQAGRALVALGLDVGSTTTILGFNRPEWVIMNVATMGIGGAAAGIYTTCSPVEVAYIVNHSEAPLILVENEDQWLKVKAERANLPLLKHVVTMKGAPRIADDMVMTWDEFMAKGDAVPESDYLERVHALKPESLATFIYTSGTTGPPKGVMLSHENLAWTAAAARDMNDLRSSDVSLSYLPLSHIAEQMFTVHAPITTGARVYFAESIDAVPENLKEVQPTLFFGVPRIWEKFHAGISSKLKLATGPKAKLVEWAMKVGREANLTPHGNKGLQYKLAQKLIYSKLKPAIGLARARICVSGAAPIAQEVLEFFASLDVIVLEVYGQSEDTGPTSFNMPDNYRFGSVGPAVKGVDVKIAEDGEILVRGPNLFMGYYKDKEATDETLVDGWLHSGDLGEFRDGFLYITGRKKDIIITAGGKNIAPKNIEASLKNHELINEAVVIGDRRKYLTVVVTLDPEASAAWAKERGLSLEGLGEHPTLRAEIQSAVDHVNTELARVEQIKKFKVLARNLTIEDGELTPTLKVKRKKVYDHFATDIESMYEGA from the coding sequence ATGGGGGAGGCACCGCAGGGAGCGCCTGCGCGACCGAGCCCGTGCGCGGCCCGCCCCTCTCCCGCTCACGATCACGTCATCAAACCGGCTACCCCCCACGGAGCCCACAGGACCCGTGAGAACCGGCGCCCCGCTTCCATTTTGACTCAGAAACGCTACCCTCCTGCGGCGCCGACCGCAGTGGACGGTCGCTCCCACCAAGAAGACCAAAGGCTAGTTGTGGCGGACACCATTCCTTCGCGCCTCCTCGGGCAGGCCAACACTCGACCCTCCGCACCCGCTTACTACGTGCGCGACGCCGGCGTCTGGCGCGCCACCAGCTGGGGCACCTACTCGGACCAGGTGAAGCAAGCAGGCCGCGCCCTCGTGGCGCTCGGTCTCGACGTGGGCTCCACCACGACCATCCTCGGCTTCAACCGGCCCGAGTGGGTCATCATGAACGTCGCCACGATGGGCATCGGCGGCGCCGCAGCGGGCATCTACACCACGTGCTCCCCAGTCGAGGTGGCCTACATCGTCAACCACTCGGAGGCGCCGCTCATCCTGGTGGAAAACGAGGACCAGTGGCTCAAGGTGAAGGCCGAGCGCGCCAACCTGCCGCTGCTGAAGCACGTCGTCACCATGAAGGGCGCCCCGCGCATCGCCGACGACATGGTCATGACCTGGGACGAGTTCATGGCCAAGGGCGACGCCGTGCCCGAGAGCGACTACCTCGAGCGCGTCCATGCGCTGAAGCCCGAGAGCCTGGCCACCTTCATCTACACCTCCGGCACCACGGGCCCCCCCAAGGGCGTGATGCTCTCGCACGAGAACCTGGCGTGGACCGCGGCCGCCGCGCGCGACATGAACGACCTGCGCAGCTCCGACGTGAGCCTGTCCTACTTGCCGCTGAGCCACATCGCCGAGCAGATGTTCACGGTCCACGCGCCCATCACCACCGGCGCGCGCGTGTACTTCGCGGAGTCGATCGACGCCGTGCCGGAGAACCTCAAGGAGGTGCAGCCCACGCTCTTCTTCGGCGTGCCGCGCATCTGGGAGAAGTTCCACGCGGGCATCAGCAGCAAGCTCAAGCTCGCCACGGGCCCCAAGGCCAAGCTGGTGGAGTGGGCCATGAAGGTGGGCCGTGAGGCCAACCTCACGCCGCACGGCAACAAGGGCCTGCAGTACAAGCTGGCGCAGAAGCTCATCTATTCGAAGCTCAAGCCCGCCATCGGCCTCGCCCGCGCGCGCATCTGCGTCAGCGGTGCCGCGCCCATCGCGCAGGAGGTGCTCGAGTTCTTCGCCAGCCTCGACGTCATCGTGCTCGAGGTCTACGGCCAGTCCGAGGACACCGGCCCCACCTCGTTCAACATGCCGGACAACTACCGCTTCGGCAGCGTCGGCCCGGCCGTCAAGGGCGTGGACGTGAAGATCGCAGAGGACGGCGAGATCCTCGTGCGCGGGCCCAACCTGTTCATGGGCTACTACAAGGACAAGGAGGCCACCGACGAGACCCTCGTGGACGGCTGGCTGCACTCCGGCGACCTGGGCGAGTTCCGCGACGGCTTCCTGTACATCACGGGGCGCAAGAAGGACATCATCATCACGGCCGGCGGCAAGAACATCGCCCCGAAGAACATCGAGGCCTCGCTCAAGAACCACGAGCTCATCAACGAGGCCGTGGTCATCGGCGACCGGCGCAAGTACCTCACCGTGGTCGTCACGCTGGACCCGGAGGCGTCGGCGGCCTGGGCCAAGGAGCGGGGCCTGTCGCTCGAGGGCCTGGGCGAGCACCCCACCCTGCGCGCCGAGATCCAGAGCGCCGTCGATCACGTCAACACCGAGCTGGCGCGCGTCGAGCAGATCAAGAAGTTCAAGGTGCTGGCCCGCAACCTGACCATCGAGGACGGCGAGCTGACCCCCACGCTCAAGGTCAAGCGCAAGAAGGTCTACGACCACTTCGCGACGGACATCGAGTCCATGTACGAAGGCGCCTGA
- a CDS encoding trypsin-like peptidase domain-containing protein — protein sequence MKRSLSILLLLGALGCDASGAPTPTGQQAAVVYDTDDRQDVYAHPSVALRGVAHDAIVALMRPSRLNEELDGSFTLKPTLTLGESYDLCADQRFVDQPTPAFCSGTLIAPDIVVTAGHCVTTQSQCLNTRLVFDYLYTAADQLSPLEADDVYSCVELLAQQDGVMDYAYLRLDRAVVGHAPATLADGLGTSCRNVVDEQPVAVLGFGSGLPLKIDTGGIVTNPSTRGSYFFNTSLDTFGGNSGSGVFNADHKLVGVLSRGAIDYRQRADAGCSEVNVLPERFGAEEVGHVLPTLVSYCETATAPDTTLCAHADANCGATPNDAGVDGGPSNDGGLDGGGLDDGGLDGGGLDGGVDPADMGITGDSAAADMGSGTRKRGCHVLPGDGSGAADGLWLVLGTVLLRRRRGAHERGQRETRPKGHA from the coding sequence ATGAAGCGGTCACTCTCGATCTTGCTGCTGTTGGGCGCCCTTGGGTGTGACGCGAGCGGGGCCCCCACGCCCACAGGGCAGCAAGCGGCGGTGGTGTACGACACCGATGACCGTCAGGACGTGTACGCCCACCCTTCCGTTGCACTGCGCGGCGTGGCGCACGACGCCATCGTTGCGCTCATGCGCCCCAGCCGCCTCAACGAAGAGCTAGACGGAAGCTTTACCCTCAAACCGACGCTCACGCTGGGCGAGTCCTACGACCTGTGCGCGGACCAGCGCTTCGTGGATCAGCCCACCCCCGCCTTCTGCTCGGGCACGCTGATCGCCCCCGACATCGTGGTGACGGCCGGCCACTGCGTCACGACCCAGAGCCAGTGCCTCAACACGCGGCTGGTGTTCGACTATCTGTACACGGCCGCGGACCAGCTCAGTCCGCTCGAGGCCGACGACGTGTACAGCTGCGTGGAGCTGCTGGCGCAACAGGACGGCGTGATGGACTACGCGTACCTGCGCCTGGACCGCGCCGTGGTGGGTCATGCGCCGGCGACCCTGGCGGATGGCCTCGGGACCAGCTGCCGCAACGTCGTCGACGAGCAGCCCGTGGCCGTGCTGGGCTTCGGGTCCGGCCTCCCGCTCAAGATCGATACGGGAGGGATAGTCACCAACCCATCCACGCGCGGTAGCTACTTCTTCAACACGTCGCTCGACACCTTCGGCGGGAACAGCGGCTCGGGCGTGTTCAACGCAGACCACAAGCTGGTGGGCGTGCTGTCGCGTGGGGCAATCGACTACCGGCAGCGGGCCGACGCGGGCTGCAGCGAGGTCAACGTGCTACCCGAACGCTTCGGCGCCGAGGAGGTCGGCCACGTCCTGCCCACGCTGGTGAGCTACTGCGAGACCGCGACCGCGCCCGACACCACGCTTTGCGCGCACGCTGACGCGAACTGCGGGGCCACCCCGAACGACGCAGGTGTGGACGGGGGCCCATCCAATGACGGGGGCCTCGACGGCGGGGGCCTCGACGACGGGGGCCTCGACGGCGGGGGCCTCGACGGCGGAGTGGACCCCGCGGACATGGGCATCACGGGTGATTCCGCCGCAGCCGACATGGGCTCCGGGACACGCAAGCGTGGGTGCCACGTCCTCCCGGGCGACGGCTCGGGCGCAGCCGACGGCCTGTGGCTGGTGCTCGGCACGGTGCTCCTGCGACGTCGACGAGGAGCCCACGAGCGTGGCCAGCGCGAGACGCGGCCCAAGGGGCACGCGTGA
- a CDS encoding D-alanyl-D-alanine carboxypeptidase family protein: MWTAARAALSTVIAIGAWTLTSAAAAQTMSQVASGQSSCTTAGGEGLSTQLVDVQRCLHPGQFVSFANANITPTSARVHLVAQASARDALQVAAASVPLQINSGFRPLSDQYLLWASGNCAVVAAPGSSNHQSGRAVDVDNTVEARTALTDAGCVWLGASDAVHYDCPGMDLRADAVRAFQRLWNINHPEMPLAEDGDWGPMTLAAMQASPAAGFALGGLTTCGPCAAGADPNACGTCGPVPVEVCDGNDNDCDGTTDEGCGTSDPDAGVSADGGTEPDAGVVDGGTLDAETDMDLGAADAFMTVPDGGVGLDFDAGRPHSGCSVLVGRARPGIQDGTEGTRPFGGHVLLALLGCALRARMLRRRPGPTTMGA, from the coding sequence ATGTGGACGGCGGCGCGGGCGGCGCTCTCGACGGTGATCGCGATCGGTGCGTGGACGCTGACGTCGGCGGCGGCCGCGCAGACCATGAGCCAGGTGGCCAGCGGCCAGAGCTCTTGCACCACCGCAGGCGGTGAGGGTCTGTCGACGCAGCTGGTGGACGTGCAGCGCTGCCTGCACCCGGGGCAGTTCGTGTCGTTCGCCAACGCCAACATCACGCCCACCAGCGCGCGCGTGCACCTGGTGGCGCAGGCCAGCGCCCGAGACGCGCTGCAGGTCGCGGCCGCCAGCGTGCCCCTGCAGATCAACTCGGGCTTCCGGCCCCTCTCCGATCAGTACCTGCTGTGGGCCTCGGGGAACTGCGCCGTGGTGGCCGCGCCGGGCAGCAGCAACCACCAGAGCGGGCGTGCCGTGGACGTGGACAACACGGTGGAGGCCCGCACGGCCCTGACCGACGCGGGCTGCGTGTGGCTCGGCGCGAGCGACGCCGTGCACTACGACTGCCCGGGCATGGACCTGCGCGCCGACGCTGTGCGGGCGTTCCAGCGGCTGTGGAACATCAATCACCCGGAGATGCCGCTGGCGGAGGACGGCGACTGGGGCCCCATGACGCTCGCCGCGATGCAGGCGTCGCCTGCGGCCGGGTTCGCGCTGGGCGGGCTGACCACCTGCGGCCCGTGTGCGGCGGGGGCGGACCCCAACGCGTGTGGGACGTGCGGCCCTGTCCCCGTCGAGGTGTGCGACGGGAACGACAACGACTGCGACGGAACCACGGACGAGGGCTGCGGGACGAGCGACCCCGACGCGGGCGTCAGCGCCGATGGGGGAACGGAGCCGGACGCGGGCGTGGTCGACGGGGGCACGCTGGACGCCGAGACCGACATGGACCTGGGCGCCGCGGACGCGTTCATGACGGTCCCGGATGGCGGCGTCGGGCTCGACTTCGACGCCGGCCGGCCACACAGCGGCTGCAGCGTCCTGGTGGGGCGAGCGCGACCTGGCATTCAGGATGGCACCGAGGGCACGCGGCCCTTCGGGGGTCACGTCCTGCTCGCGCTGCTGGGCTGCGCCTTGCGGGCCCGGATGTTGCGCCGCCGCCCTGGACCCACAACCATGGGCGCATGA
- a CDS encoding DUF1266 domain-containing protein, translated as MNSMDQSTFIPAVLIVAFAVFAIFATLAWVFLRSRLRGNRAALWLAGVYGAWTGLEDSASWDRDRAQSSLRSWYGIENANDLDSLLEDLVRGRQTGNLAWDAGRAADTVRIAVAAGLLSDGDNRDWTLRIAEVLQSRYASWEQYLTAFEAGMHAFQDRSGVQDPEARGRVRANYPVLSQQVWPKADFKAPFD; from the coding sequence ATGAACTCGATGGATCAGAGCACCTTCATTCCCGCCGTGCTGATCGTGGCCTTCGCCGTGTTCGCCATCTTCGCGACGCTCGCCTGGGTCTTCCTCCGCTCGCGCCTGCGCGGGAACCGTGCCGCGCTGTGGCTGGCAGGCGTCTACGGGGCCTGGACCGGACTGGAAGACAGCGCATCGTGGGACCGGGACCGCGCGCAGAGTTCGCTACGCAGTTGGTATGGCATCGAGAACGCGAACGACCTCGACTCGCTGCTCGAAGACCTGGTGCGCGGCCGCCAGACCGGCAACCTCGCGTGGGACGCGGGGCGGGCGGCCGACACGGTCCGCATCGCCGTTGCCGCAGGCCTGCTGAGTGACGGCGACAACCGTGACTGGACCTTGCGCATCGCCGAGGTGCTGCAGAGCCGCTACGCGAGCTGGGAGCAGTACCTGACCGCCTTCGAGGCGGGCATGCACGCCTTTCAGGACCGCTCTGGCGTGCAGGACCCCGAGGCGCGTGGGCGCGTGCGTGCGAACTATCCCGTGCTGTCGCAGCAGGTGTGGCCCAAGGCGGACTTCAAGGCGCCCTTCGACTGA